One region of Brassica napus cultivar Da-Ae unplaced genomic scaffold, Da-Ae ScsIHWf_3039;HRSCAF=3833, whole genome shotgun sequence genomic DNA includes:
- the LOC106431707 gene encoding LOW QUALITY PROTEIN: protein BONZAI 1 (The sequence of the model RefSeq protein was modified relative to this genomic sequence to represent the inferred CDS: deleted 2 bases in 1 codon) → MGNCFSEDVSSGPGATASVSGASSSSALATTNDAVDYYLKSRGYNGLFSQIELSFSATNLRDRDVLSKSDPMVVVYKKEKDETLSEVFRTEVVLNSLAPKWIKKFTLAYHFETVQTLLFRLYDVDTQYQNSREEMLKLDDQQFLGEACALSEIVTKSTRTITLELKRKEGFAAQTHPHHGKLIIHAEECLASKITTEIVFRCSSLESKDLFSKSVRSILVVSKIVEHGTPIPVSKTEVLKNNLNPIWKPLFLSVQQVGSKDSPLIIECSDFNSNGKHSLIGKVQKSLADLEKLHLAGQGINLSLPTGAGQNKVLKSQLFVEKFTETVQHTFLEYLASGFELSFMVAIDFTASNGNPRLPDSLHYVDPSGHLNAYQRAIVELGEVLQFYDSDKRFPAWGFGARPIDGPVSHCFNLNGSSSYCEVDGIQGILTSYTSALFNVSLAGPTLFGPVINSAAMIASQSLAQGSRRYYVLLIITDGVITDLQETKDALVSASDLPLSILIVGVGGADFKRWKILDADRGDRLESSTGRLASRDIVQFVALRDVQHGEISVVQALLAELPSQFLTYMRIRNMKPGPP, encoded by the exons ATGGGTAACTGCTTCTCCGAAGATGTCTCCTCGGGACCTGGTGCTACAGCCAGCGTTAGTGGa gcttcctcctcctccgctcTCGCCACTACAAACGACGCCGTTGATTACTATCTCAAGTCTCGTGGTTACAACGGTCTCTTCTCTCAGATCGAG TTATCTTTTTCTGCTACTAATTTGCGAGACCGTGACGTGCTCTCCAAG AGTGATCCAATGGTGGTTGTCTATAAGAAGGAAAAAGATGAGACACTCTCCGAAGTGTTTCGCACTGAAGTTGTTTTGAACTCTTTAGCTCCTAAATGGATTAAGAAGTTTACACTCGCTTACCATTTCGAGACTGTGCAGACATTGTT GTTTCGTCTGTATGATGTTGACACTCAGTATCAAAACTCAAGAGAGGAG ATGCTTAAGCTTGATGATCAGCAGTTTCTCGGTGAGGCATGTGCATTGTCTGAG ATAGTCACAAAATCAACTAGGACGATTACATTAGAGCTAAAGCGTAAAGAAGGCTTTGCCGCACAGACTCATCCTCACCATGGAAAGCTTATCATCCATGCTGAGGAGTGCCTTGCTTCTAAGATTACGACAGAGATAGTATTCAGGTGTTCGAGTTTGGAATCTAAAGATCTTTTCTCAAAAAGTGTAA GATCCATTTTGGTAGTATCAAAGATTGTGGAGCACGGAACTCCAATCCCAGTGTCAAAAACTGAAGTCCTGAAGAACAATCTTAACCCTATTTGGAAACCACTCTTCCTAAGTGTTCAACAAGTCGGTAGTAAG GACAGTCCACTGATAATAGAGTGCTCAGACTTCAATTCCAATGGCAAACACAGTCTTATCGG AAAAGTTCAAAAATCGCTTGCAGACTTGGAGAAACTCCATTTAGCTGGCCAAGGAATCAATTTATCTCTGCCTACAGGTGCTGGACAAAACAAG GTATTAAAGAGCCAGCTTTTTGTGGAGAAGTTCACAGAGACTGTCCAGCACACGTTCCTTGAGTACTTGGCATCAGGGTTTGAACTAAGCTTCATGGTAGCAATCGATTTCACAG CTTCAAATGGCAATCCACGCCTCCCTGATTCTCTACACTACGTTGATCCTTCAGGACATTTAAATGCCTACCAGAGA GCTATAGTGGAACTGGGAGAAGTGTTGCAGTTTTATGACTCGGATAAACGCTTCCCTGCCTGGGGATTTGGAGCTCGTCCAATAGATGGTCCAGTTTCACATTGCTTTAACCTTAACGGAAGCAGTTCATACTGTGAG GTGGATGGGATTCAAGGAATCCTGACTTCATACACAAGTGCGCTCTTCAACGTCTCTTTGGCAGGTCCTACCCTCTTTGGTCCGGTGATAAACTCCGCTGCTATGATAGCTAGCCAGTCTCTAGCTCAAGGCTCACGGAGATACTACGTCTTACTAATCATCACA GATGGTGTTATAACAGATCTTCAAGAAACAAAAGATGCCTTAGTCAGTGCATCTGATTTGCCGTTATCAATCCTCATTGTAGGAGTTGGAGGAGCTGATTTTAAAAGATGGA AGATACTAGATGCTGATAGAGGAGACAGGTTGGAGAGCTCGACAGGGCGATTAGCTTCACGAGATATCGTTCAGTTTGTGGCATTACGAGATGTGCAAC ATGGAGAGATCTCTGTAGTACAAGCGCTTCTTGCAGAACTACCTTCACAGTTTTTGACGTATATGAGAATCCGTAACATGAAGCCAGGTCCTCCGTGA